Part of the Besnoitia besnoiti strain Bb-Ger1 chromosome Unknown contig00015, whole genome shotgun sequence genome is shown below.
gccggccgcagcctttCGACCAGCCCTCTCGCGCTGGCGAATCAACCCAGGCATGTTTTTCCTCGCCACACAGTCCCTTTCgcccttttcctctctcacGTACAAAATGGGCGCGAGCTGGGGAGACAGCGATGCCAGCTCCAAGGTGGCGGTCTTTGCCAGCTCGGAGCgagtctcctctcctgctcCGCCCTGGACGTTTTTGCCttcagtctccgccgcccgcggcccgCACAAATCAGCCGGCTGAAAGAGGATCTCTATCGCGAGGAGATCCTCAGGCGTCCACTCACGGCAGGACGGAAGCGGCgggaggagctgcgcagctTGGTAGACGGCAACGGGgaacgcggcgagcggcagctgcgaggcagGTCGAATGGTtgacgaggcagccgcgggcggggaGCCCTTGTCCTGAAACACCTCATCGATTCTCTTGATAGCTCGTTCGGCAAACGTACTCAAAGCCACGAGCTCTGCGAGTATGTTCACGGTGTCGCGGGGCTTTACAATTGAAACACCTTCTATCGACTCTGTGGATCCAACAGCGCCCGCGTGTCGGCCGGCAGAATCGCCGCTTctggcctcctcggcgtccccCCTAGCAGCCGACGCTTCGCCTGGCCCCGCCTCCTTGGCTGCATCTGATTCACTGCTGTCCTCTGAAAACAGCTGTGTCGCCTTCGTGCGGGCGTTTTCCATCACACCGGGAGCTACCGAGCTCTCAGCGTCGTGGAGCAGATCTTGCAGTCGCTTGTGAATGAGGGCAGCAGTTCTCCGCTTCGCAGTCCAGAACGCCTGCGCTGTCAGCAAGCGAAAGGCGTCTGCACTCGCCGCACGCCGTCGCTTCACCTCAGTCCAAAACGAACTCCAGACAGATGTCGCGGAGCCGTGGAAGTCCagggagggagcggcgcgcgacgcagaacaCGAGGCGGcatcctcttctcgcgcggcgatcTCCCCCGTCTGAACTCCCTGGGACTGTCGAAGCGCCTCCTCTATGGCGTGGTGAACTTTCTCTCGAACCTCCGGAGagcagcgcagacggcgcacCAGAATGGCTTCTGGGAAGCTCTCCGCCACTTTGTCCGCATACTTCACTTTCTCCAGGCCGCTGCGCTCCGCCGAGAGGCTCACGACGTAGCGCTGGCCGTTCTCCACGAATATAACACCGACGTCATCGATGCACATGCCGCCCCCCAGGGCAAAGCGTTGCGAGCCATCCGCAGGCCCTCCCGCTGGAAGGATCAAGAGAAGACACCGTGTGACGGCtcgtgcagctgcgcgagaaaacgaaaagCTGTGGTGGTCAcgggagaggaaaacgaggtCGCCATCTCCAAAGCTGTTCTCCAGAAAGTAGTCTGTTGTGTAGCCCCAAAGCTTGCCGTAAAACGGGGTGTCGCCTTGAAAcctcgcgcggagggcaGGAAGGTCCTTCGCGAGCATGCGCCGTCTACGCTGCTCCCAGTAAAGCCCGAATCCGACGAGAGGGAAGGCCAGCGGAGCAAGGCGCCACCACCAGGAGGAAAtcgacggcgcgcccgccgctgcgcggccaCTCCGGGAAGACGACGGGTCTGAGGGCTGGTGAGGCgctgaggaagacgacgcggaggcagaccaCGCAGAAGTGgagaacgaagacgacgcgaaggGACGTGTCGGGGGCGCGAAAGCGACAGACGAACGGGCTACGTGTGACTTGGTCACCGGTTGAAGAGCCAAAATATACTGGTTTTCGCAGGAACCAGGAAGACgagcagaaaaaaagcccgaggaggcagctgcgcttcGCTGATTGCGCGAACTCAGGCCTTTTCGCTGTCTCGAAAATCCTGCTCGCAGCGCGAGCTTCTCCGGGAGGCCATGCACCGGCTGACCCGCGATCGCAGCCTGCCTCAGGCCGGGGGCACCCATTGTTCTGCTCCGCAGGAAAAAGGGATTCCGCACCGGTGGAAGCCGAAAGGTCTGCAGGATTTATGAAGTGAAGGACCCGCGAAGCCTCTCCTTCCGTACTGAAGAAGTCTCGGCGTAGAAGGAGGCTGAGTAGGCCTGGGCAGCCCCGCGCCCCTCCCCTACGCGGATTTAACCACACGAAACCGGGGTGAACACACCTACGGAGCCTAGTCTCCTCCTAAAAACGGAGGCTAAGAAACTCCGTCGCGAGTGCAGTACCCGACATCGAGTCATGCGAAGAGTGAAACGGGGTAAAACAGAATATAAGCACGCAGCGCGTCGACTCCGACGCAGCACTAGAGTCTACAGAACACGAGGCATGATGGTCACTCTCTCATGCAGTTATGTCGACTGCTGCTGTCTCCAAAGCAGTAGGGAAAATGGGGAAAATATGTGGAAGTGAGCGTCCAGCAAATCCACACATAGACAACCGCGCTCTACCGAGTGACCTTTGGCGTACCAGCATGTCCACAGCCAATCgttttctcgcctctgcaggaaTTTTATACAGCACCGGCGCAACAGAGCAAGCAAATGTAGGGCAACCCAGAAAGGGGAAGCCAAAAAGCCATCACATTGACGGTCATTTGCAGGTAGCTTCTTTTATTATTGTATCTGGCGCGCCGTTGCTActccagctgcatgcgccgccggtCAAGTGCCTCCACCAGTTCCTGGTGAGAAACGACAGAAGAGCAAATTATCTTTCTTATTTCATGTGCGGATAAGCGTCCCCACTGTCTCGCATTTCCCCTCTCTCCACTGAATGACGTCTACTCCTGCCGACGATCCGAAAGAGTTGGGAGCTCTTCATTCCCCTGTGATCAGAGGCGCTGTGAGATGTGTAGAATGCTGCGGCCATCTTCCACGCCGAGGCTTCAGGCGGAATTCACAGGAATTAGAAATGCATAGTCACTGTGCATACCGCAGCAGGCTCTCCGTTTTCTCTCCAGCTCTCTGGAAACCGAGGTGTGCACTGCCCGAGCACTCGAATTGTTCGTTGCTGTGTACTGTTCCGGATTGCACGCAGTGACGGTAGTACTTCGGCTGAACTGTATCGTGTTTCTCACTGCGAAAAGAGACAAAGTTGCAGCAGATGTTTTCAGCAGATGCCGCTGGCTGCAATTGCTCTCCTGTGACGACTCGTGGTACACATCGGCATGCACATCGGCCTAAGTTGAGTTTGAACATGATCCAGATTACGCAAGTATTGTGGATGGAAGCAACTGAGACAAAGCGACCGTCACGTAGCTTGTCCCATCGCGCTCGTGGTTTCTCTTTTCACGACTACGTAGCTCCTACTTTCCAGACGTTGAAGTGTGTACAGAATGCTTTCAGAGTTTGAAGGCATTTTAGTACTGGAACACGCAACACGTTGATCCACAACTCTAGAATCAAGCATCTAtgtgtagatcaagaaggatcaaTCCACAAGAATTCGGAGGTCCGCGTATTTGTTCACAGTTATGCCTGCTGAGTCCAGCGTAGCTTTCCTAAGATCGTCTGGCATGCATGGGTGGTACTCGGCTCCGCACAACCGCATCGCGATGGGCTGCTTTATTGGGAGCAAAACCTTTCTGAAGCGTTAAAGCGATTCTTTGCACCGTAGTGGCATGGTCTTTGATAAGATACTGAAGCTGATACCGGTCTCAATTGATATTCCACTCTGAAGAACGCGCACGGAAGAGCTTCGGGGTTCAAACCAGGAATTCAGCTCGTCGTAGCGTAGCACAGAAATAAGGTCGTCTCCCCGTCGCAGGGTGCTAGCTCCGACGTCCCCGCGTAATCTTTTGCACGAGCGCTTCACCGCCCCAGCCAAGAAGCGCAGTCGCTCTAGAGGAGACGGAGTGACTGATCTAAATCTTGACCATTTTGAATTTCATGTATGAGAGAGCCATAAAGACACCCGCATTATGCCGGGACATGCCAAAAGcagtggggggggggggggggggggggggggaaagtTCCTGGTTCATTCTTTATCTCCAAATAATGCGCAACAGGAAATCATCGCTTTCTCCTCGTTTGCCATGTGATCACCCAGTTTCGTTATGTCTCTAAATACCAGAATCGATAATTCACATGCTTCTCGGTGTGCTTGCCCTAGGCCGTACGGCAGGCTGACAACCATGCAGATAGGAATTGCTAGGCGTTGCAGCGTACGAAGGAGAGTATTTTATTGAATCTTTTCTGCGTAGCATATTTTATGAGTTTGGGAGCTGATTTAGTTCTTGAGCGTTCTTAGATGCCAGTCGTTTACTGAGacgtctgcgcagcgcgaagaagggccCCAAACGGCCGCACAGGCCAATACAGTAACTTTCCTTGGCAAGGTGACTTCTTCTCCTCGAATTTTTCCAGCTCGAACACGGGCGGCGGGGGACAACCGTTTCTCATTCGGGCTGAGCGGTAGTGTGCGTGCTTAGGGGTCGGCACTTTGTGTTCGGAGGGACGGTGGCTCGGCACAACAAAGTTTGACCGCCTACTGTGCGATGTATTGTCATCAGAGAGACTCGGATTTGCCTTCTACGAGGCCCTTCCCCTCAACCTTCGAAGGGACGTTAAGTAGTATTGTGCAAACTTTCGCGTATATGATTTGAGTAGACCTGTGTTCGGTACACTGGCTAAGCACACAATATGGAAACAGGAAGTAACCGCACTGACGAACGGATGCTCTAAAGAGAAGTGACACCCTAGCTCCTTCTGTGGGGTTGTGTGTGATTTTTCTTGAGATACTGTAGATTTCAGAGCGGCTGCAGTTGCATGCAGTTCCCTGCGTCAGCAACGGGGGCCGAAACTTGGAATCGAAAGGCAAGCCCTGCTGGTTAGGCAGAAGGATGTTCTGGCCAACGGTGAAACCAGTTGGCTTGGTGTATTCCATCCTTAAGTTCGGTAGACTGTAGCTGTTTCATGGTCTTTATCAAGGCGATATCTGATTTTTCGTACTCCTTTAATATGTTCTTGATTTTGCAGGCATGGCGAGCAGGCCGAGCTGCCAACTGTGTGGTTCGTTTGCAACAGAGCAAGGCAATGGTCGTCCCGGAGCTCCTGCGGGGCCTACAAACAAACGGCGGGATCAGGTTGAAGGCCTCTGCCGAAAGCCGGTGGAGCCCTGTGAGTGCCAGTCCAGCACATGTTCACAAACACGCAAAACGATGATGCGGCCGCAGCTTGAAGTAACCGGCCAGGTTTCTGGGCGTTTCTCTGTCTCTAATGCCTCTAACGTTCACTGCTCTTATAAGTTATTTGGCGGAAAGAAGTGTCAGAAGCCTGAAAACCATCAAGTCGTGTTTGAACCTGAGTTTCTGAATTTCGGTGCCTGTATCCCGCATCAGACCCAAACAAGGACGATTCGAGTTCTTAACAGATCATCTTTCTCTGTGCGCTTCATCGTACTAGCTCCGTCCGACCCTGCATTTCAAATAAACTTCAACAAAAAGGGTTTCCTCGCCCCGGGGATGACACAGGAGATTCAAATTTACTTTTCCCCACTCGAATGGAAGCTCTACAACACCACACTGAAGGTGCTGTACTCGCCCTCGGATACAGGCTGCAGCCAGAGAAAATTGAACGAACCGGTTTACACTGACGTCAGTTACCGTTGTAAAGAGGCCAGCCTCTCAGCATATCCAGAGCTTGCGAACCTGAAAATCCCTTCATTCTTAAACTTTGGTGTGGTACCATTAGGAAAAACAACTAGTAAGACGTTTGAGATTGTTAATCAACATCCCGTGTCGTTTCAGTTTGCGATAAGGAATACACGTGGTACTCCGGACTATAGCGTAGCCCCCACTGGCGGTGATGTGCCCGCGAAGGGGGCTGTCACTATCGAGGTGACGTACTCGCCAAAATCTGTCGCTACAAGTTTTTTGTCCTTCGAGCTTATTCTGGCTGATTACGGATCCCGGCCGAACCGCGTTGATGCTGTGGGAACATGCAATGGTGGATTGCCGCCCCCTCTGCAGGATGATATTCGGACTCGCAAGCGACGCTCCCGCTTGCGTCACGGTGGAGTCAGCAGAACAAGAAATATCTCGTTGCCGCAGTACCAATCACCACATAAACGTAGCAAGCTCCTTGCAAAACAACCTGATCCTGTAGTTTATAATGGAGTTGTGGTTCCGAGCAAGGATGGTCACGCGGTGTGCAACGGAGTATTCACTCAGCACGCTAGGAGGAAATCCGGGGAATTGCCCTCTTTATGCGATCAAGCACGGGACTGTCCTTCATCTGTGAGAAGTTGCTCTAGAAAGGGTGATATATGCCACTGCCACATCCCCGCTGGAGCAGACTGGGGCAGTTGTTTTTCAACCGATAGTGCTACCCTGAAAGCTCGGTTCGAAAAACGATGGAAAGATGCGTTGCACACTCTCCGCGGGAAACCCCAAAAAGTCATGGTGGCTCTCGGGGAACTGCCGCCTTCTCAGGCCAGAAATCAACGGATGatcgctcggcgccgctgtgATCTCCACAGCCTTTTGAGCCGAAGTTCGTTAGAGGACCAGATCAGAGAGGAATCTGAATTTGCATCGCGGCCACCAGTAGTCCCAGCGCGATGGCTGCCCAGACAAGCACTCGACCGAAACGTGGTTTTGGACGAGTCAGCAAATAATGTGTTTGCTTTGCAAATGGAAAGCAGAAACCGCCTCGTGTGCGCGGTTACCTCTATTATACAGCGAAACAGGTTACTCAGTCGTCTGGAGGCTCTGAAAGCGAAGCCTCAGGTTGATAGTTCCATGTCGGACGAAATTTCAATATCGACAagtgcggagggcggcgctgccgttTCACATttcggcgacgagggcggaaaaaaacaaaacaacAATGCATTCGAGACAGTGGCACTGGATTCCTCACTTCCCCTCGTAATGCCCCGATATACAACAGCACAACGGGTCTTGCAGGTTGCTGTAAGGATGCATGACGTACCCCCTTGTTGTCTAGTTAAAGAAGGAGTAAATGCATCAGAATTGTTCAAATGTGTGGAAGAATACAACACTTTAGCACCGATACCACAGATCGACTACGAGATCATGGGCCTGCAGGAATTCGCAACCCCCAATGCTGCTTGGCACCTTGAGCCGAGTAATGGAGCACTTTGCTCCACATTGCTTGGATCGGGAAACCAGCCGTTTCTGGGAGAAACAGAATACTGCAAAGATGGAAAAAAAACCAGCGTGCCAGTCCTAGAACTCGACCCTCCTATAATCAACGACATCCTCTTTGTCACCCCTGCAGCATCAGAATTCAGGCCGCTTATCCCCTTGCCTCGATATATCGAAACAGACCTAGGTCACTGTTTCCAGAAAGTACGCAAGACTCAGTCAGATTCAAAAGATAGTGGAAACCGCTTCGAAGCCTTCACTTGCGTCAAAGCGGTCGGTGTTATGTATATGACCTACACGGCAGTGCACGCCCTCCCCCACATTAAATAGAGTATTCACAAGTGTAGGCCCACATTCTGTCCTTTTCTCTTGGAGCCAGAAGACATATTTTCtgggcagctgcggcgtggGCTGATCTGTGCGTTTTTGCTGCTGCCTTCAGGGCCTGGCACCTGACGGTCGTCTCAAAGAATCATCGCTCATTCTTCCCTTCGTGAGAAAAATCTCGTTGAGTAACGTGTTCCGTCCGGCATCCCTTCAGCGAAATAGAGATTTGATCCTAGGTGAGGCTAGGGGCAGGCACAACTGCttcggcctccgccccctctgTGCATCACTGCCGTATGTGGGCACTTTCCCCGAAACAGTTCCCCAATACGGCTTCGCTGCTGATCAGGTGAGCATCCCCTCGTCATCGGAATATAGATGTTAAAACGCTCATAAGCAACCTGAAGGTCAAACCACGCATATTGAGGTCCTTCTGCTGCAGATCCGGCAAATGCACGGTGCTGCAAAACAGAACTTCTCACGTACGAGTTTACATTCAACAAAGACACTGTGGAGAGCGTTGTGTTCCATGTTTCTAACAATACTGGTGTTAAAAACGCTTCATGCTACACGATACCTAAAATACCACGTCAGGGGGGACTGAAGTTGACTACAGTAAGGGACAAAGGAGAATAGAGCACATTACAGGTACCGAGTATGGTTCTGCTATGCAAACGTTGACAAACGGAGGACGTGTGTGTGTCAAACAGATGGTTATTACTCCCCTTACCTTGATTCCTCAGGCCCCATTATGGACGTTCCTATGTAAAGCCTGAATTTCTTCTGTATGGAACGCTTGACTCTTCTCAATTCGCAGATGAGTGACGCCGACTCAGACGACCGGGAAGATTCATTCGACGTTCCCGTACCAGATATTGACACATACATGCAGGACTATACAGCTCTCCGTTCGTCCTCTACCCCGACACGCG
Proteins encoded:
- a CDS encoding uncharacterized protein (encoded by transcript BESB_027570), producing MGAPGLRQAAIAGQPVHGLPEKLALRAGFSRQRKGLSSRNQRSAAASSGFFSARLPGSCENQYILALQPVTKSHVARSSVAFAPPTRPFASSSFSTSAWSASASSSSAPHQPSDPSSSRSGRAAAGAPSISSWWWRLAPLAFPLVGFGLYWEQRRRRMLAKDLPALRARFQGDTPFYGKLWGYTTDYFLENSFGDGDLVFLSRDHHSFSFSRAAARAVTRCLLLILPAGGPADGSQRFALGGGMCIDDVGVIFVENGQRYVVSLSAERSGLEKVKYADKVAESFPEAILVRRLRCSPEVREKVHHAIEEALRQSQGVQTGEIAAREEDAASCSASRAAPSLDFHGSATSVWSSFWTEVKRRRAASADAFRLLTAQAFWTAKRRTAALIHKRLQDLLHDAESSVAPGVMENARTKATQLFSEDSSESDAAKEAGPGEASAARGDAEEARSGDSAGRHAGAVGSTESIEGVSIVKPRDTVNILAELVALSTFAERAIKRIDEVFQDKGSPPAAASSTIRPASQLPLAAFPVAVYQAAQLLPPLPSCREWTPEDLLAIEILFQPADLCGPRAAETEGKNVQGGAGEETRSELAKTATLELASLSPQLAPILYVREEKGERDCVARKNMPGLIRQRERAGRKAAAGAATAQESG
- a CDS encoding uncharacterized protein (encoded by transcript BESB_027580); the protein is MASRPSCQLCGSFATEQGNGRPGAPAGPTNKRRDQVEGLCRKPVEPCECQSSTCSQTRKTMMRPQLEVTGQVSGRFSVSNASNVHCSYKLFGGKKCQKPENHQVVFEPEFLNFGACIPHQTQTRTIRVLNRSSFSVRFIVLAPSDPAFQINFNKKGFLAPGMTQEIQIYFSPLEWKLYNTTLKVLYSPSDTGCSQRKLNEPVYTDVSYRCKEASLSAYPELANLKIPSFLNFGVVPLGKTTSKTFEIVNQHPVSFQFAIRNTRGTPDYSVAPTGGDVPAKGAVTIEVTYSPKSVATSFLSFELILADYGSRPNRVDAVGTCNGGLPPPLQDDIRTRKRRSRLRHGGVSRTRNISLPQYQSPHKRSKLLAKQPDPVVYNGVVVPSKDGHAVCNGVFTQHARRKSGELPSLCDQARDCPSSVRSCSRKGDICHCHIPAGADWGSCFSTDSATLKARFEKRWKDALHTLRGKPQKVMVALGELPPSQARNQRMIARRRCDLHSLLSRSSLEDQIREESEFASRPPVVPARWLPRQALDRNVVLDESANNVFALQMESRNRLVCAVTSIIQRNRLLSRLEALKAKPQVDSSMSDEISISTSAEGGAAVSHFGDEGGKKQNNNAFETVALDSSLPLVMPRYTTAQRVLQVAVRMHDVPPCCLVKEGVNASELFKCVEEYNTLAPIPQIDYEIMGLQEFATPNAAWHLEPSNGALCSTLLGSGNQPFLGETEYCKDGKKTSVPVLELDPPIINDILFVTPAASEFRPLIPLPRYIETDLGHCFQKGLAPDGRLKESSLILPFVRKISLSNVFRPASLQRNRDLILGEARGRHNCFGLRPLCASLPYVGTFPETVPQYGFAADQMSDADSDDREDSFDVPVPDIDTYMQDYTALRSSSTPTRGADERRSQHGRGAQFAQATAELANSWVSHRTETVRRLKQINTNLPAELKISLG